A genomic window from Triticum urartu cultivar G1812 chromosome 7, Tu2.1, whole genome shotgun sequence includes:
- the LOC125518459 gene encoding uncharacterized protein LOC125518459, translated as MKNLVVQFTYTVTLFHYDGHTTEWDEEFQWSKETVHFSARKQTKWWFAKRFLHPSIMAPYEYVFLWDEDLGVDNFTAEAYINIVKKHGLEISQPGLGATKGHKAYDVSVKRNSGDMHKTAGGKQCPDVHQRPCSGFVEVMAPVFSRDAWRCVWHMIQDPEEQFGIVDAQYVAHHGVPTLRDQGNGEKQGSRAKVKDRQYEEMHAFDSRMDNADKDLANSTARSSSQP; from the exons ATGAAAAATCTAGTAGTGCAATTCACATATACTGTAACACTGTTCCACTACGACGGCCACACGACGGAGTGGGACGAGGAGTTCCAGTGGTCCAAGGAGACCGTCCACTTCAGCGCCAGGAAGCAGACCAAATG GTGGTTCGCCAAGAGGTTCCTTCACCCGAGCATCATGGCGCCGTACGAGTACGTGTTCCTGTGGGACGAGGACCTCGGCGTCGACAACTTCACCGCCGAAGC GTACATCAACATCGTGAAGAAGCACGGGCTGGAGATCTCGCAGCCGGGGCTGGGCGCCACCAAGGGGCACAAGGCGTACGACGTCTCCGTCAAGAGAAACTCCGGTGACATGCacaa GACTGCAGGGGGGAAGCAGTGCCCCGACGTGCACCAGCGGCCGTGCAGCGG GTTCGTGGAGGTGATGGCGCCAGTCTTCTCCAGGGATGCTTGGAGATGCGTGTGGCATATGATCCAG GACCCTGAAGAGCAATTCGGCATCGTTGACGCACAATATGTTGCCCATCATGGAGTGCCCACACTCAGAGATCAG GGTAACGGAGAAAAGCAAGGAAGCAGGGCTAAG GTGAAAGACCGACAATACGAGGAGATGCACGCCTTTGACTCAAGAATGGACAATGCCGACAAGGACCTGGCCAACTCTACCGCTAGATCATCATCCCAACCCTAA
- the LOC125525516 gene encoding uncharacterized protein LOC125525516: MRLVPVLSALAMVSLGFVLGFSFPASMTPNLQCGVLPWSGSTNSSSSESFLGRLWAPLLRNSSSTSNATTGIARRPEGAGRLPPGIVVSESDLHLRRLWGSPSQDAPVRKYLLTMAVGHKERVNVNATVHKFSDKFDMLMFHYDGHTTEWDDEFQWSKEAVHVSARKQTKWWFAKRFLHPSIVAPYDYVFLWDEDLGVENFNAEAYIDIVKKHGLEISQPGLDSTKGKSAYKVSVKRNSGEMHKTDAGGNWCPDVHKRPCSGFVEVMAPVFSRDAWRCVWHMIQNDLVHGWGLDYNFWRCVDDPEEQFGIVDAQYVVHHGVPTLKDQGNGEKQGSRAKIKDRQYEEWHTFDSRLDNADKELANSTTRSSSQP, translated from the exons ATGAGATTAGTCCCGGTTCTGTCGGCGTTAGCCATGGTGTCGTTGGGCTTCGTCCTAGGCTTCTCTTTCCCGGCATCGATGACGCCCAAT CTTCAGTGTGGCGTACTGCCTTGGAGCGGCAGCACCAACTCCAGCTCCAGCGAGAGCTTCCTCGGGAGACTCTGGGCACCATTACTCAGGAACAGCAGTAGCACCTCAAATGCCACGACAGGG ATTGCAAGGAGACCAGAAGGCGCAGGGAGGTTACCGCCGGGCATCGTGGTGTCGGAGTCCGATCTTCACCTGCGCCGGCTGTGGGGATCCCCGAGTCAG GACGCGCCGGTTCGGAAGTACCTCCTCACAATGGCGGTAGGGCACAAGGAGAGGGTCAATGTCAATGCAACTGTTCACAAG TTCTCGGACAAGTTCGACATGCTGATGTTCCACTACGACGGCCACACGACGGAGTGGGACGACGAGTTCCAGTGGTCCAAGGAGGCCGTCCACGTCAGCGCCAGGAAGCAGACCAAATG GTGGTTCGCCAAGAGGTTCCTTCACCCGAGCATCGTGGCTCCGTACGACTACGTGTTCCTGTGGGACGAGGACCTCGGCGTCGAGAACTTCAACGCCGAAGC GTACATTGACATCGTGAAGAAGCACGGGCTGGAGATCTCGCAGCCGGGGCTGGACTCGACCAAGGGGAAGTCGGCGTACAAGGTCTCCGTCAAGAGAAACTCCGGCGAGATGCACAA GACGGATGCAGGGGGGAATTGGTGCCCCGACGTACACAAGCGGCCGTGCAGCGG GTTCGTGGAGGTGATGGCGCCGGTCTTCTCCAGGGATGCTTGGAGATGTGTGTGGCATATGATCCAG aatgatctggttcatggATGGGGTCTCGACTACAACTTCTGGAGATGTGTCGAT GACCCTGAAGAGCAATTTGGCATCGTGGATGCACAGTATGTTGTCCATCATGGAGTCCCCACACTCAAAGATCAG GGTAACGGAGAAAAGCAAGGAAGCAGGGCTAAG ATTAAAGACCGGCAATACGAGGAGTGGCACACCTTTGACTCAAGACTTGACAATGCCGACAAGGAGCTGGCCAACTCTACCACTAGATCATCATCCCAACCCTAA